The DNA region GGGTCGACGATCACGGCATCCCTGGTCCATTCACCGTCGGTGCGCGACGCGACGGTCGCTCCGAGCCGCTCCGCGGTGCCGGCGGACGCGTCGCGGTCCGCGACGGTGAAGCGGATCTCCCACGTCGCGCCCGAAGCGTCCGGGTCCACGGTCAGGCCCGCGATCACGTCGGCGAAGCCCGCCGGGGCGAAGGCCTGTCGCTCGCGGATGCCGGGGTCGATCGTGGATGCGAGGTGATCGCCGTACCCGGGCAGTCTGATCATGCCGGCACCGAAGTCGGCGTCGGCCTGCCACCCGAAGACGTCGCCGTAGAACGCGAGTGCGGCCTCGGGATCGGGTGTGCGCAGGTCGCTGAAGTTCCACGCGCCGGGGACGTTGACGATCTGCGAACCGGGGTGGGTCCGCCCCTGCCAGAGACCGAACGCGGCGCCCTGCGGGTCCGCACACAGGGCGCTGCGTCCGTACGGACCGTACCCCGCCGGCGGGACCGCGACCAGTCCGCCTGCCCGCTCGATCCGCAGGCACGCGTCCACGATGTCGTCACACGCGATGTGGCTGATCCAGGCGGGAGTGGGCCGTCCCGGCGCGGTCGGCCCCAGTCCGCCGACGTCGAGACCGTCACGCTGAGCGAACAGGTACGGCCGGCCTGCGTCCGGCGAACCCGCAGCGGCGAAGTCCCAGTCGAACAGCGCTCCGTAGAAGGCTGCCCCCGCCCGCAGGTCCGACTGGGTCGCATCCACCCAGCAGGGGACGCCCGCCGGATATGTGCGGGGCCGCATGCGACGCTCTGCCATTGCGTCCTCCTCGGCTCGAGGCCTCACACGAGCGACTCCAGCAGCTCGGCTGCGCGGGGCGCTCCACCGCTCGCCCGCAGCTCCGCCCCGATACGGGCTGCCCCATCCCGGAACGAGTCATCCGTCGCGACGCGGTCGAACCCCGCAGCCACCTTCGCCGCGGTGGGCGTTCCGGTCTTGAGGTTCACGCCGGCGCCGGCCCACGCCACCCGCGCAGCTATCTCGGGCTTGTCCAGATCGCCGCCGGCGATCACCAGCGGGATGCCGTGGCTCAGGGCAGCCAGCACGCCGCCCCAGCCGCCGTTGGTGATCACGACGTCGGTGCGTGGCAGCAGCTGCGCGTACGGGAGGAACCCGCCGACGCGCGCGTTCGCCGGCACCGGGAACGGCAACTCGTCCCGGCCGGGGACCCCGGTGGCGACCACGACCAGCACATCACGGTCGGCGAGCGCCTCGAGGGCCGGGCGAAGAAGGTCGGACGGGTCGATGTTCTGGGTGCCCTGCGTCACGTGCACCACGCGCCGCCCGTCCAGATCACCCCACCACGCGGGCAGTCCCGTGGCGGCGGTGGTCGGTGCCCGCAGCTCGCCGACGAAGTGCACCGACGGCGGCCGGTCCGTCCGCTCGTAATCCAGCTGAGGCACCCCGCTGGCCACCACCAGCCGGGGTGAGAACACCACTTCGTCGAAAGTGAGCTTCGAGGGCGGCAGCCCCACCGCCGAGCGCGCCCGCGCGAGCGGCCGGCGCAGCGGGCGCGAGATCAGCGGCACGGCGGCGCGCAGCGCGGCATCCCGTGCCCGGGTCAGCGGGTTCCGCCCCGGCGCGAGCCCGAGTCCGCTCGGCGGGCCCTGCGCGCCGGCGAGGTTGAGCGGAAGCAGGGCGACCGTGGCCCACGGCCCGCCCGCGTGCTCGGCGAACAGTGCGGCTCCGACGGACACCTCGTCGCCGGCGATCGCGTCCCATGGTG from Microbacterium sp. zg-B185 includes:
- a CDS encoding nucleotide disphospho-sugar-binding domain-containing protein, whose translation is MPFTGHITPMCAVAQALAARGHDVRLYTGSAFRHRVEDAGAILVPWQIAPDFDENDLSATFPRLIGKKGLGQLLINVQDVFIRTAPAQVEDLTSEWERAPWDAIAGDEVSVGAALFAEHAGGPWATVALLPLNLAGAQGPPSGLGLAPGRNPLTRARDAALRAAVPLISRPLRRPLARARSAVGLPPSKLTFDEVVFSPRLVVASGVPQLDYERTDRPPSVHFVGELRAPTTAATGLPAWWGDLDGRRVVHVTQGTQNIDPSDLLRPALEALADRDVLVVVATGVPGRDELPFPVPANARVGGFLPYAQLLPRTDVVITNGGWGGVLAALSHGIPLVIAGGDLDKPEIAARVAWAGAGVNLKTGTPTAAKVAAGFDRVATDDSFRDGAARIGAELRASGGAPRAAELLESLV
- a CDS encoding VOC family protein, translating into MAERRMRPRTYPAGVPCWVDATQSDLRAGAAFYGALFDWDFAAAGSPDAGRPYLFAQRDGLDVGGLGPTAPGRPTPAWISHIACDDIVDACLRIERAGGLVAVPPAGYGPYGRSALCADPQGAAFGLWQGRTHPGSQIVNVPGAWNFSDLRTPDPEAALAFYGDVFGWQADADFGAGMIRLPGYGDHLASTIDPGIRERQAFAPAGFADVIAGLTVDPDASGATWEIRFTVADRDASAGTAERLGATVASRTDGEWTRDAVIVDPQGARLVVSQFAPPDAAGF